The window AATCGTCTCCCCCTGCCCCAAGCCGGTAATCGTCACGTCGCCGGTAATGACCAGGGGCGCATCCAGCAGATAGGTCTGGTGGTCAAGGGCGATGGTCTGATGGCCGGGCGTGGCGTTGGCCTGCTCGATGGCTGCCCGCAGGCTGCACACATTGTCGGCCGTGCGGCATTGGCCGTCGCCGGGATTGGCGTCTGGCGCGTCGGTGATGGTGGTGACGATGAAATTGGCCGGGGCGACGACGGTGGTCAGGGCAAAGCCACCCTGCGTCTCCGCCTGGTTGGCCTGGGCCAGTTGGAAGGAGGCCTCGGTTTCCAGCCGCGCCCCTGGGGTTAGCTGACTGCTGAGGGTGGTGTTGATCTGGATGACGGCCGTTTCTCCCACCGGCAGCGCATTCATCTGGCAGGTCACTACCTGTGCCGCCCGGGTGCAGCTTCCGGCGCTGCTGCTGGCCGACACGTAGGTCAGCCGCGCATCTAGCGTGGCGCTGACTACCAGGTTGGTGGCAGTTAGCCCTGCGCCCGCTGTCGGTGGGTTGTTGTGCAGCGATAGGGCGTAGGCCAGCGGTTGGCCGATGGCTGCCGGGCTGGAGGCGGCGGCTACGTCGAGCAGCACGTCTACCATGGTGGAAACGGTGACGGGGATGGGGTGGCAGGTGGTTTGGGATACGGCCGTTGGCGCTTTGTTGCCATCATCGTCCACCGTTACCTGGTCGGTGACGCAAATTTGCACAGTGAAGCCGCCGTTTTGCGTGAAAACGTGTTCGGCCGTGACTGAACCGTAGCCGCCTACGCCCTGGTTGAGCAGGGGACCGGTCACGGTACCATCCTCCAAAATGCGCCCTTCCGGCTCTACCGGGCTGCCGTCGCCCCAGTTCACCGTCACCATATGCTGGTCGGGAATGTCGGGGTCGAAAAAGTCTACTTTGAACATCGTCTTGAAGCCGCGACCAATCTGCATATTATCCAGCGCTGCCAGGCGGGTGAGGTCAAAGCCGCCACCCAGCCGGTAGGCGAAGTTCTGGTTTTCCTCCGGGAAACGGGGCGCGTCGTGGACGGCGGCGATGGTCATGGTGATTGTTTCTGGCGTGGAGTGGGTACGGCCATCGTAAGCGACAAAGGTGAAAGTGTCCACGCCGTTGTAATCTGGATTGGGCGTGTAGGTGCGGCTGGCCCCACTGCCGCTGATGATACCATTCGTCGGCGGCGTGGCAATCTGGAAGGTCAGCGTATCCAGCGGCTCGTCGGGATCGTAACCGCTCAGGGTAACGGCGACCGGTACGTCCTCGTTCGTGGCAAAGGTCAACTCCCGGTCGGCCTGCGGCGGGCGGAAGTTGCGGCTGACGGCAATTTGCACCGTCGCCGGGTTGCTGCTGGCCAGCCCATCGGTCACGCCAAAGGTGAAGCTGTCCGTGCCCACAAAGTTGTTGTCCGACTGGTAGACAACGCGGGCGCTGGTGGGCGAAAGGGGCGTCAGCGGCGTGGTCTCGAAGACGTGCAGCAGATCGGTATTGTCGTCCAGTACGTAGAAATGGGTGGAGTTGACAGTCACCTGCTTGGGCTGGCCAAAATCGCCCAGGACAAAGCAGGAGCCGTCGCATTCGGAAATGGCCTGCCCGGCGAAGTGGCCTTCGGGGGTAAAACGCTGCACTCGCTGGTTAAAGTAATCGGTGACGTAGAGGATGTCGTTGCCGTCCAGGGCAATACCGCGCGGGCTGTGGAACTGGCCGGGGCCGCTGCCGTAATTTTGGCCGCCGCTGTTGATGCCGCAGGTGGTATCGGTACAGCTAAAACCAAAGCTGCGCTGGTGGGCGATGTCACAGCCGGGGCCAAAGTCACATTTGCCCAGCCAGCCGATCAAATCGCCCGGGGTGAAATTGCCCTGAGCATCCAGGGCAGCCGAGCCCCATTTGTAAATGCGGTTGATGCCGCTGTTACCCGTTCCTTTACCGGCCGCGGCGTACAGGTTGCCAGCGGAATCAAGGGCCAGGTTGGTAAAGACCACGTTGGGGATGGCGTAATTAGCCAGCAGCGTCGGATTACTGGGGCCAGTGGTATCGTACAGGTATAACTGGGCCGAGCCGGAAAGGATGGAGCCGTTGGTGACGTAGAGAATGCCTTGCTCGTCTATCAGCGCATGTTTCGGCGAGTAGAATTGCGGCGTGGCGTTGTCCATGCGATATTGAGCGATCAAATTCAAGTCCATGTCGTATTGACGCACCCAGCTCGCTTCGCCAACGCTAGGGCTGTGGCTGGCGGCTATGAGGGTGCCCAGACGCCAATCCAGGTAAATACCCTTCGTGTCAAAGCTGGACTGGACCTGGTCCCAGGTACCATCAGGCCGAAAAACGGCCAGGCGGTAACTCTGACTGATGTCTCCAGATTGTAGACAGTAGATCATGCCCTGATCGTGGACGTAGACGACGCCCTCATCGTTGACGGCCATGAAGGTGGCGTTTACCGGCCAGTTGGTGGGTACGTACTGCTGCCGGTGATCGGGGTTCTGGCAGTATTCGGTGAAGGAGATCTCCTGGAAATTAGCCAGGCGGTAATCCTGAATGAAGTAGGGGTAGAGCGGGGCGTGGAAGAAGCCGTTCTCCGGCTGGGTTTCCAGGCGGAACCAGAGCGGGTCCTGATCGGGGTCTTGGGCGGCGAGGGTGAGGGTGATCGGTTCGTAGGCGATGGCTTGCGGGGCGTTGCCGCCGGTCTGGTTATGGGCGGTGGGCGTATTATTGGTCCCTGGCGCTTTGATGTTGATGGTTTGCACGGCCGTATCGCTGTTACCAGCGCTGTCGGTGGCGGTCCAGGTAACGGCCGTTACCCCCGCCGGAAAACGAATCTCATCCCCGGCACAAACGACGCCCGGCCGGCTGCACCCATTATGGCTGACCGCTGGGTTCAAATCGGCCAGGTCAAAAACGGCCGGGTGGCCCAGATTGAGGGGGGCAGGAATGGTCGCCGTTTCGGTGACAATCGGCGGCGGGGCCAGAATCGTGGGGGCGAGGGTGTCCACCACCGTCACCGTTTGCTGCAAAGTGGCCGCGTTAAAGCCGCCAGACAGCCCATGCGGGCCGCTGTCGCGCACTTCCCAGGTGATGGTGTAGCTCTCGTTGACGCGGGCAAATTCCGGGGCGTCTGACCACCTCAGCCGGGGGTAGGGGTCGCAGTTGTCGCTGGTGGTGATGGTCCGCTCCAAAACCGGCAGATAGGTGAGGCGGGAGACGCCCCCCGGCTCAGTCGCCTCAATGGTGACGTTGGCCATGGATGTGCCAATGGTGGGGGCCACAAAATCGGTAACGACCACGTACTGCAATTCCTCGTTATAGATGCCGTGGGGGTTTGGATTGGCGGCAACCAGGAAACGAACTGTTTGGTCGCCAAAAAACTTGGTCACCGAGAGGGCTGTTCTGAGCCTTTTGTGATCTTGCCCCAGGCCGGGGATATAGATGAAGACGTAATCCATAAAGTGGATCAGCGTTTCCCCACGCCAAACGACGTGGTTGATGCCGGTAGGGAAGGTGATTTGCGAGCCGGTAAACTGGCCGCCATGCCTCGCAGAGACATCCACGCTGGTACTCCAATGGAGCAGTTCCGGCGTGCCCAACTGACCCCAATCGGTCCAGGGGGTGAGTTCGCTGAACGGGGAGGGGAAGCCAAAGAGGTTGCTGTATTTGCCGCCCATGGCGGTTTGGGCAAACGTAGCCTGGCAGTTAGAAACGTTGGTGACGGTACGTGTGGGTGGGGGACTGAGATAGGGGGCGCAATGCTTTAAACCCAGGTTGGTCAGGTAGGTCGCGGCCGAGGGCGGGAAATCGAAAGGAGGGGGCAGAAAGGTGAAAGGGAATGAGTAGTTGTAGGCAGCGCCCTGCGGCAGAATGCAAATTAGGGCGGCGGTGTTGCTCCAGTCGCCCAGGTCGTTGATGGCGGTGGGGGCGAGGAGGGCCACGGCCGTTTCTCCCCCATTCTGCACCGGTTCCATGCGCCACAAATCAAACCCCGCCTCCCGTTCGCTGACGTGGATGATGGGCGCTTCGGCCGGCTCAGGGGGCGCTTCGGCCGGCTCAGCGGTCGGTACCGGCGTGCCGTTTTGCCCGTGCAGATGGGCGGGCAGCACTGAGAGCATGAGGATCAATATAATAAGTAGAAGGCCAATGCGTTTCATTCGTTTTCTCCATTAAAAATATCTGCCAGCAAAGCCAGCAAGGTTTCCACGTCGGCGAAGCTCTGCCGCTCCTGGGTGTCCAGCCATTGCAGGTGGAAGCGCCAGAAGCGCCGGGACTCAGCGTCATCCTGCTCTGACCAGCAGCGCAGGATTAAGGTGCGATGGTTAAGAGGGTGATTGTTCATCTGCCGTGTCTCTTTTCCGGTCATGTTTGCTATAATGACCAGATAAGCAGCAGCATACACGGCTATTCTCAATTCAGTATCAATTAGGGGTCATACCTGAAAATGGTATCTAATTTGCTAAAAAGGAGCGGGAACAATGCTTCAGGCAATTGAAGGAATGATTGACCAAGAAGGCAAGGTGCGTGTCCTAAGGAAGATCAACCTACCAAAATCACGTCGGGTGATTATTACCATACTCGATGAAGAGCCGTCAGAAGAAGTCTTTAATCTGGCTTTGCTCAGCGAATCGGCTCTAGCGCGGGATTGGGAACAACCGGAGGAGGATGAGGCATGGTCGCACTTAGCCCAGCTTCCATCGTTATAATTCCATTTCCCTTTTCAGACCTTTCTGGCACAAAACTTCGCCCCGCTCTGGTTTTAGCAGAAACTGGGCATGATGATTGGCTTCTGTGCCAGATTACGAGTAAAGCGTATATTGATCCGGTTGCTATTCGCTTGTCTCATGTTGATTTGGATAAAGGCGAGCTAAGCGCTGTCAGCTATGCTCGGCCTTTGAAGCTGTTTACTGCAAATGCAGGTTTGATAGTTAAGCGCGTAGCCTTGCTAAAAGATGACACCTTCCGCGATATTTTGACGGCTACGATTGAAGCCCTTCAGAAAAACTTACCTTCTACTTCATGACTACTCCTGAGGGGCCTCCCTGATGCTCAAGTTCCATCTGTTGGGACGCCCACAAATTAGCCTGGACGACCAGCCGGTAATGGGCTTTGCATCCGAGAAAGAACTTCTCCTGCTTTGTTACCTGCTTCTCAACCCTGGTGAACACAGCCGGCCGCAGCTCGCCGGGCTGTTGTGGGGGGAGATGAGCGAGGAACGGGCGCGGGCGAATCTGAGCACGGCCGTTTACAACCTGCGCCAACTCCTGCCCAACGCCATTGAGGCTACCCGCAAAACGGCCGTTCTCAACCCCGACCAACCCGTCTGGCTGGATACGGCCGTTCTCCAGCAAGCTCTCGACAAAAACGACGCCACCCTGGACGCCGCCGTCGCCCACTATCGCGGCCCCTTCCTCGATGGCCTCTACCCCCAGGACGCGCCCGAATTGGAAAGCTGGCTGCAACAAGAGCGGGAACGGTGGCGGCTGCTGGCCCTCACTGCTCTGGACCATCTGGCCCAACAGCACAGCCAGACCGGGGAGTGGGACAAAGCCATCGCCAGCCTGCGCCGCCTGCTGGCTATCGAGCCGTGGCGCGAACAATCCCACCGGGCGCTCATGCGGCTGCTGGCGCGCACCGATCAGTTCAACGCTGCCCTGAGGCAGTATGAAACCTGCCGTACCCTGCTGCAAGAAGAGTTGGGCGTAGAACCAATGGCCGAGACAACGGCCGTTTACCAAAGCATCCAGGCCGCCCGCCAACGCCCCCACCCGCACAACTTGCCCCCGCAGCCCACGCCGCTGGTTGGCCGCGCCGCCGAATTGGGGCAGCTTTTCACCTGGTTCAACGACCCGGCGCGGCGGCTGATTACCCTGGCTGGGCCGGGCGGCAGCGGTAAAACGCGGCTGGCCCTGGCCGCCGCCAGCGACCAGGCTTACGCTTTTCTTGATGGCGTCGTTTTTGCGCCGCTGGCGGAAGCGACCAATCGCGCCGGACTGGTGCAGGCCATCGCCGCGGCCCTGGGGCTGACCCTGGTCGTGGGCGCGGAGCAGGCGGAACTGCTGGCCTACCTGCGCGACAAGGAGATGCTCCTGCTGCTTGACAACGTAGAGCAGGCGCTAGAACCGGCCGCCGATCTGGTCGTAGCCTTGCTAGAAGACGCGCCCCGGCTGCACCTGCTGGTCACGTCACGGGAATATCTGCAACTGCGCTGGGAGACGCGCCTGCCGGTGGCGGGACTGCCCACGCCGCCCATTGCGGCAGTGGACGTGGCCGCTTTCGACGCGGTGCAGCTTTTTGTGCAGATGGGGCAGCGGGTGCGGCCTGATTTTACGTTGGCGGGAGAAGAAACGGCCGTAGCCGACCTCTGCCGTATGGTGGAAGGCGCGCCGCTGGCGCTGGAACTGGCCGCTTCCCTGCTGGACGCCGAAGCGCCGCCGCAACTGCTGGTGCAAATCCGGGGCAGTTTCGACCGGCTGGCGACGACGATGCGCGACGTGCCCACCCGCCATCGCAGTTTGCGGGCTGTGTTCGACCATTCCTGGGCGCTGCTGACGGCGGCGCAGCAGGCGGCTTTGCCCCGGCTGGCGTTGTTTCATGGTGGCTTTACGCCTCCGGCGGCGCTGGCTGTCGCCGCTGCGTCACCGGCGCTGCTGGCAAGTCTGGCGGCCAAAACGCTCATCCGCGCCACGGGAAACGGCCGTTATGCCCTGCACGAACTCATCCGCCAATACGCTCTGGAGCGGCTGGGTGATCAGCGCCAAGCTGCTGCCGACCACGCTGCCTATTTTACCGCCCAGCTAGAACAGGCCACAGGTGCTTTGCGCGGTCCGCAGCAAACGGCCGTTGCCCGCCAACTGCTGGCCGATTTAGCCAATATTGAAGTGGCCTGGCAGGAGGGAATTAGCGCCGGAAACACGGCGCTGCTGCTGGCGATGGCCCCCGGATTGGCCCGCTTTTATGAGGTAGCCGGATTATTCCAGGCGGGCGAGGCCGCATTTGGCGCGGCTCTGGATGGCCTCGCGGCGGCCAACCCGACGCTGAAACTTTATCTTGCGGCTTTTTTGTTGGAACGGCAGGAGTACGCGGCGGCGGCAACGGCCGTTGCCGCTGCATTTGCTGCTGGACTGCCAAGCCCTGCCCTGTTGGCCCAGGCGCATCTCATCAAGGCTGCCGTTTCTTTGCGCCAGGGAAATGCAGCCGCAGCCCAGGAGACTATTGCTCAGGCGCTGGTTGAAGCTGAAGCGGCCCAAAACCCCTGGCTTCAGGCGCAGGCGTGGCGTTTGCTGGGGCAGTTGGGTGAACGAACGGGCGATTATGATCAGGCGGAACAGGCGATCCGCCAGGCGTTGACCATCTATGAGGCAAGCGGCGACCCGCTGGGGCTGGCGCGAACTTACCAGGCATTGGGGTCTGTCTATTTTCGGCGCGGGGATTATGCAGCCGCCAAGGAACTTCTGGAAAAAGCGCTGGCGATGCAGCGGCAGGTGGACCCCACTGGCCTGAGCAGCGCCCGTGTGTTGGTGGCGCTGGGCACTGTCGCCAGCAATCTGGGGCAAGAAAAGCAGGGAGAGGCGTATTTTCAGGAATCCCTGGCTGTTTTTCAGCAGATGGGCGACCGTGCCAATGCGGCGCTGGCGGCCAATATGTTGGGGCGCGGGGCGGCCTGGGACTACGATTTTAGCCGGGCGCGAACTTATTACGCGCAGGCTTTGGCCTGGTATCAGGAGATTGGACAGCGCAAGGGAATCGCGGACACCCAGCGGTATCTGGCTGACCTGGCGCTGACCTTGGGGCAATATGAAGAGGCGGAACGGTGGTTGACGGCCGTTTTAGAGACCTACCGCGCCATTCAAGACAAACGCAGCGTTGGCACAACGTTGACCCGGCTGGCTCTCGTCTCTCACTATCGGGGCGACCGGCAAACAGCGGAACAACAGGCCGAAGCGGCGCTGGCTATCGCTGCCGAAATCGGTAATCCGCTGCTGCGGGCGTATGGGTTGACCAGTTTGGGTCATGCGCTGCGGGGACAGAAACAGTGGGAACGGGCAACGGCCGTTTACCATGACGCCATTATCATCTGGCAAGCGTTAGACATGACGGGGCTGTTGGCCGAAACACAGGCCGCTCTGTCCGCTGTCTACCATGCCGCCGGACGGCCGTCCGACGCCTGGCCCCTGCTGGAAGCGGCTCTGACGTATCTGGCCAACAATCCCCAACCCGATTGCGACGCGCCTGGCGAGATGTATTTGCATTGTGTGATACTGCTGCAAGCGAAAGGCGATAAACGCGCAGAGCAAGTGCTGGCCCACGGGATAGAGATGCTGCGCCAGCAGGCGGTCGGCATTACTGACGCCGCCGACAGGACTGTGTTTCTTGATGGGATTGAGTCTCACCGAGGCCTGTTTGCTTTGCCCATAATGACCCCCAAAAATTAAACTGCATACTCAGTTCAGGCATGGTTCATTTCAAGCGTGTCATGCTGAGAGCCTGTGCTGAGCGAAGCCGAAGCATCCTCCGAAGGATCCCGTTCCTCTGGCGGCAGCGGGATGCTTCGCTCCGAAGACTCCGCTCAGCATGACAATGCAGCGCGAATTTGTAAAAAAGATGTTTCGCTTGATGAACCATGCCCATAATCGCGTTTCATACACCACGCGAGAACGCGAAAAGAATTTCGCGGCTGCATCATTGGGATGACCGACCACTGAAAAGCCCTGGACTTACCGGTGGAGTTGTTGGTAAAAACGGCCGTTCTCGGCTATCTTTACTCCCAACAACAGCATCCTACCAGCCTGTCGGAGAACTCAGGATAGGTACACGGATTGAACGGATTCGACGGATTTTTACGGATACATCACCAGAAAATCGGTGTAAATCCGTTAAATCCGTGTCATCCGTGTATCCATTTCTACTTTTCCGACAACCTGCTAGAGGCGACAAACTCCTTGGCAGATGCAAAGCAGGGACGACAATTATGGACCATGTAATAGAAACCAGAGACCTGACCGTCTATTACAACCGACATCGTGGAATTATTGATGTCAATCTGACGGTCGAAAAAGGAGAAGTGTTTGGCTTCTTAGGGCCAAACGGCGCGGGCAAGACCACCACCCAACGGGTCTTGCTCGACGTGATTCGCCCCACTAAAGGGCAGGCATTCATCTTTGGCAAAGATTGCCAAAAAGAAGGCGTCGCCATCCGCCAACGGGTAGGCTATCTGCCCGGTGAGTTGAGCCTGTACGCCAACATGAAGGCGCAAGAATTTTTCGAGATGATAGATGCGCTGTGGGGCAACCAGGGTGATAAGGCGTATCGGGATTTATTATGTGAACGGCTTAATCTGGACGCCGACCGGAAAATCCGTGAATTCTCCCGGGGAAACAAGCAAAAAGTGGGTGTTGTGGCCGCTTTCATGCACAAGCCCGATTTGCTAATTCTCGATGAGCCGACCAGTGGGCTGGACCCATTGGTGCAGCAAAGTGTGTTGGAAATAGTGCGCGAGGCGAAAGCCGACGGCCGTACCGTCTTTTTCTCGTCTCACATTTTGCCGGAAGTACAAGCTGTCTGTGACCGCGTGGGCATTATCCGTGAAGGAGAATTGGTGGCAACGCAGCGCATCGAGGATTTGGTGCGGCAGCACTTCAAGCGGGTACGGCTCGATTTTGTCACAATGCCGCCGGCTGACGCCTTTGCTTTCGACGGGGTGACAGAAATTTCCCGCGACGAGCAGGGGGTGTCTTTGGAAATCAAGGCTAATTTAAATGCGGTCATGGCAACGGCCGTTACTTACCACATCACCAACATCAAAACCGAGTCTGTCTCCCTGGAAGACATCTTCCTGGCCTATTACAGCCGGCAAAATGGAGGCGACCATGTTTAGACTGTTACGACAAGAACTCTATTTTCGGCGTAATGCCATGATCGGCTGGGGACTGGCCCTCTGCTTTTTCCCCGTGGTGTACGTCGGTTTATACCCCTCCTTTGCCGAGCAGATGGTCAATTTTCAAGCAATGATGGACCTGGCTATCTATCAGGCGATGGGTATCAGCATGGGCAGCTTCGAGGATTATATGGCTTCCACCGTCACCAATTTGGTTCCGGTGATTATTTCCATTTATGCCGTTGTCAGCGGCACCGGAACCTTAGCCGGTGAAGAGGATGACGGCCGTTTAGAGATGATCATTACGTCCCCCCTACCCCGCTGGCAAATTATCGCCACCAAAGCAATCGCCACCGGCTTTGCCCTGCTGGTCATCCTGTCCACCGTTGGACTGGCAGCCGCCTTAACCCTGGCCAATATCTCCAGCCAGATAACCACCGAAGTGCTGCCGATGAATGTCTTTGCCAGTTTGCTGGCGGCCTGGCCCCTGACGATGGGCTTTGCCATGATCAGCCTCTTCCTCGGCGCATTCACGCCCAACCGTCGCGCCGCCTCGGCCATCGCCACCGCTGTCGTACTCATTAGCTACCTGGGCAACAATCTGACTGGCATGATCGAGTCGCTGGAAAATCTCAAATGGATTTTCTTGTTCCACTACTTTGATGCTTCGGCCAATGCACTGCTCAATGGGCAAGTGGGCAGCAATGTCGTTGCGCTCCTGCTGTTCAGTCTGGCGGCGTTTGGGCTGGCGGCGTTCTTTTTCCAGCGGCGCGATATTACCGTTGGCGTCTGGCCCTGGCAAAAAGGGAAGCTGCCCGCTTAGCGATCATCGAGAAATTACATGGCCCAGATTGGACCAATCTTCAACTGGCCTGGACGCGGATGACGTGGGCTTTTACCCTGCGCCCAGGACTGGCGAGTTCGGCGGTTCGATGGCGACGCGCAGCATGGGCACGATGCTCTCCACTCTTGCAAGATGACGCCGGGCATTTGCCGCGCTTTTAGCTCCCGAAGGACAAAACTTAATTCATTCAGCGCTTCCGTCGGCCGTCTCTGGATCAGGTGTGGGGGCCACGGTTGGCGTCGCCGCTGGTGGAACCAGCGGGTCCAGTTTTGTTACTTCAATCACTTCCATCGTCAAGCCAATTTTGTCAAGAATCCCTTCATTGGATAAGGTGGCGCCAATGTTTTCTTGCAAGCTTTCTACGGCAAAAAGTGGGATAGCGCTGGTAGAGCGCACCACCAACTCCATTTGCAGCGCGCCATTTTGAAAAGAAACGATCTGCAAATCCACCAATTCCGCGCCGACCACTTCTTGTACAAGTTGGTCTGTTACCTGGTAGATGCGCGCTTCTGCTTGCCGGCTTTTCAGCAGTTCAAACGTAAAAAAGGCCAACAAGGCCGTTACCAAAACCAGTGAGAACAAAGAGACCCGGAAGGCGCGCGTTTGAATGCGCTTGCGATCCTTGCGCGTGGTGGTTGGCCGGAACCCCAATACCAGAAACATAAATGAGGAAGCCGAAGCAATGGCCACAAAGTTGGTCATAAACAGCAACAACGCGCCCAACGGTAGACGGAAGGCGTCATTGGCTAACACGGCCGTCAGACTAAGCACTGGCATTTGGAAAAGGGAAACAACGGCGGCCATCAACGTTAAGCCCACAGCTGTCAGGGGCGGAACAAGCGCCGCGGCAATCGCCACTCCCGGCAGCGCCCCGGCAGCGTCGGAACGGCACAGGGCATAGGCGGCCGCCAGACCAGAAAATAAGGCGATGCCCAGATCAATCAGGCTGGGCTGGGTGCGCGCCAATATTTCGTTGGAAAGCGGCTGGTTAAAGGTGATTAATCCGGCTATCGCCCCCACCATAATCGTCAGAATGACGCCTTGCAGTACGGCCGTAATCGATCGCTTCAAGAACCGGGCGTCGCCTAACACGGTGGCCAGCCCCACGCCGATGATCGGGGACATGAGTGGGGCTACCAGCATGGCGCCAATCACCACCGCCGGGCTGTTTACCACAAGCCCCAGCGACGCAATCATGGCGGCTAGAGAGATGAGCATATAATAATCTACGTCTGGCCGGGCATTGCGGCGAATACGCACGTAGGCATCGGCACGGTCGGTTACGCTCAGGCGGGGGATGAGCATTTGCAGACGCCAGGAAAGGCGTTCGCCGAGATTGGCAAACAGACGACGTGGTTCGCGCGCGACAGCAACTGGGCGCTTGCTCATGCGCACCACTGCGCCGGGAATATCGCCAAAAAGCGCCTTGTCTATGGAACTCTCCCGGCTGGAACCGATGATAACCAGGTCATATCCGGTGGCAGCTTCCCGAACAATGGCTTCGGATACCGAGTCTGCCTGGACCAGTTTACTTTCGATACGGCCGTTGGCATCCACAAATTCTAACAACTGCCGCAAGCGCGCATAGCCCAGGGCTTCCGCGCCAGATACCTGGTGGACCGACGCCACATACAAGACAGTTATTTGTGTGTCTGGCGTAAGCGGCAGCAAGAAGGTAAGCGCATGGGCTGTGTTTGGACCACCGGCAGTGGGCACGAGGATTTTCTTGAGACCGGACTGTCTGGGGACGGCCGTTGTTCCCACCACTTCCTCGCGGTCGCCGCGCAAGGCAATGACCGCGCAAGGAACGCGGTTTAGATCGTATCGCATTTGGCTGTCGGCATGGGCCAGCAGTAAGTCAATTCCCGCTTTGCGCGTGAGATCTACCAGGGTTTGCGTGGCGTCTGGGCCGCTAACCAATAGGGCAGTCGTGTCACAATCTGGTGGACAAACGCCTTGCGCCGCTGTTAACGTGGATTGACAGGCCGCCACCG of the Candidatus Leptovillus gracilis genome contains:
- a CDS encoding ABC transporter permease subunit, whose translation is MFRLLRQELYFRRNAMIGWGLALCFFPVVYVGLYPSFAEQMVNFQAMMDLAIYQAMGISMGSFEDYMASTVTNLVPVIISIYAVVSGTGTLAGEEDDGRLEMIITSPLPRWQIIATKAIATGFALLVILSTVGLAAALTLANISSQITTEVLPMNVFASLLAAWPLTMGFAMISLFLGAFTPNRRAASAIATAVVLISYLGNNLTGMIESLENLKWIFLFHYFDASANALLNGQVGSNVVALLLFSLAAFGLAAFFFQRRDITVGVWPWQKGKLPA
- a CDS encoding ABC transporter ATP-binding protein; the protein is MMDHVIETRDLTVYYNRHRGIIDVNLTVEKGEVFGFLGPNGAGKTTTQRVLLDVIRPTKGQAFIFGKDCQKEGVAIRQRVGYLPGELSLYANMKAQEFFEMIDALWGNQGDKAYRDLLCERLNLDADRKIREFSRGNKQKVGVVAAFMHKPDLLILDEPTSGLDPLVQQSVLEIVREAKADGRTVFFSSHILPEVQAVCDRVGIIREGELVATQRIEDLVRQHFKRVRLDFVTMPPADAFAFDGVTEISRDEQGVSLEIKANLNAVMATAVTYHITNIKTESVSLEDIFLAYYSRQNGGDHV
- a CDS encoding DUF389 domain-containing protein, with translation MKLLSGVLPQEKKWRVLILLNPSGELGRAWQLGLALARANNGQLIVAALAAGENAETVAACQSTLTAAQGVCPPDCDTTALLVSGPDATQTLVDLTRKAGIDLLLAHADSQMRYDLNRVPCAVIALRGDREEVVGTTAVPRQSGLKKILVPTAGGPNTAHALTFLLPLTPDTQITVLYVASVHQVSGAEALGYARLRQLLEFVDANGRIESKLVQADSVSEAIVREAATGYDLVIIGSSRESSIDKALFGDIPGAVVRMSKRPVAVAREPRRLFANLGERLSWRLQMLIPRLSVTDRADAYVRIRRNARPDVDYYMLISLAAMIASLGLVVNSPAVVIGAMLVAPLMSPIIGVGLATVLGDARFLKRSITAVLQGVILTIMVGAIAGLITFNQPLSNEILARTQPSLIDLGIALFSGLAAAYALCRSDAAGALPGVAIAAALVPPLTAVGLTLMAAVVSLFQMPVLSLTAVLANDAFRLPLGALLLFMTNFVAIASASSFMFLVLGFRPTTTRKDRKRIQTRAFRVSLFSLVLVTALLAFFTFELLKSRQAEARIYQVTDQLVQEVVGAELVDLQIVSFQNGALQMELVVRSTSAIPLFAVESLQENIGATLSNEGILDKIGLTMEVIEVTKLDPLVPPAATPTVAPTPDPETADGSAE